From a single Alloactinosynnema sp. L-07 genomic region:
- a CDS encoding TPM domain-containing protein, translating to MPTAPSPARLLRWSAAAALALFVLVAGPAMADPPERLRDQVTDNSGALDAAGRDAVTAAVDKLYDSRKLRLWVVFVADFTGEEGPRWAEDTATLSSLGDRDVLLAVATVDRSYGLYSAGLPQEITDNEFTELRVDSIEPALRDQDWAGAVVAAANGLDGAMAPSTVSARPLLIGGAVVLVGGGGVYFYTRKRRRDRAEASIAAAREIDPNDTAALAALPIDALDARSREVLVEMDNALRTSAEELDLARGEFGDAQTQPFTTAFTTAKQALAHAFTLRQRLDDNIPETPAEQRDLLVELISSCGKADRELDARVAEFDGMRDLLIDAPQRLDTLTQEMVALTTRLPESEATLARLVAEFPAPVLAPIRDNVTQARQRLAFADQNITAGREATARPAGEQGAVVAAIRAAEGAVGQSRTLLDAVDHGADNIRTAIAGLPAAIEDTRADLAAARDLAAHGGELLASAMEAAEAALASAEATKDTNPLGAYTDLAAADVELDKAVSTAATAKDRTDRLRQQVDQTLATARAQLSAATDYIATRRGAVEAEARTRLSEAQRHLAEAEQATDLAVALQHAQTAAGLAARASSAAESDVRDWESRQNQSGFGGNTGAVLGGILLDSVLRGGFGSGSRGGRWGGGGSGPGSFGGAGSSRRIGGGGRF from the coding sequence ATGCCGACCGCACCGTCGCCCGCCCGCCTGCTCCGCTGGTCCGCCGCCGCGGCGCTGGCACTGTTCGTACTGGTCGCGGGCCCGGCCATGGCCGACCCGCCGGAGCGGCTGCGTGATCAGGTCACCGACAATTCCGGCGCGCTCGACGCGGCCGGGCGGGACGCGGTGACGGCTGCGGTCGACAAGCTCTACGACTCGCGCAAGCTTCGGCTCTGGGTTGTCTTCGTCGCCGACTTCACCGGCGAGGAGGGGCCGCGCTGGGCCGAGGACACCGCGACCCTCAGCTCCCTCGGCGACCGGGACGTGCTGCTCGCCGTGGCGACCGTCGACCGCTCGTACGGCCTCTACTCGGCGGGCCTGCCGCAGGAGATCACCGACAACGAGTTCACCGAGCTGCGGGTCGACAGCATCGAACCCGCCCTGCGCGACCAGGACTGGGCGGGCGCCGTCGTGGCCGCGGCCAACGGCCTCGACGGTGCGATGGCGCCGAGCACGGTCTCCGCGCGACCGCTGCTGATCGGCGGCGCGGTCGTGCTCGTCGGCGGCGGCGGCGTGTACTTCTACACCCGCAAGCGCAGGCGCGACCGGGCCGAGGCGAGCATCGCCGCCGCGCGCGAGATCGACCCGAACGACACCGCGGCCCTCGCCGCCCTGCCGATCGACGCGCTCGACGCCCGGTCACGGGAAGTCCTCGTGGAGATGGACAACGCGCTGCGCACCAGCGCCGAGGAACTCGACCTGGCCCGCGGCGAGTTCGGCGACGCCCAGACCCAGCCGTTCACCACCGCGTTCACCACCGCCAAGCAAGCCCTCGCCCACGCCTTCACCCTGCGCCAGCGGCTCGACGACAACATCCCCGAGACGCCCGCGGAGCAGCGCGACCTGCTCGTCGAGCTGATCAGCAGCTGCGGCAAGGCCGACCGCGAACTCGACGCCCGCGTCGCCGAGTTCGACGGCATGCGCGACCTGCTGATCGACGCCCCCCAGCGACTCGACACGCTCACCCAGGAGATGGTCGCGCTGACCACGCGCCTGCCGGAGTCGGAGGCCACGCTGGCCCGGCTGGTCGCGGAGTTCCCGGCGCCCGTGCTGGCCCCGATCCGCGACAACGTCACCCAGGCCCGGCAGCGCCTGGCCTTCGCCGACCAGAACATCACCGCGGGCCGCGAGGCGACCGCACGACCGGCGGGCGAGCAGGGCGCGGTGGTCGCCGCCATCCGCGCCGCCGAGGGCGCCGTCGGCCAGTCCCGCACCTTGCTCGACGCCGTCGACCACGGCGCCGACAACATCCGCACGGCCATCGCGGGCCTGCCCGCCGCCATCGAGGACACCCGCGCCGACCTCGCCGCCGCCCGCGACCTGGCCGCCCACGGCGGCGAGCTGCTCGCCTCGGCCATGGAAGCCGCCGAAGCCGCCCTCGCCTCGGCCGAGGCCACCAAGGACACCAACCCCTTGGGCGCCTACACCGACCTCGCCGCCGCCGACGTCGAACTCGACAAGGCCGTCAGCACCGCGGCCACGGCGAAGGACCGCACGGACCGCCTGCGCCAGCAGGTCGACCAGACCCTCGCCACCGCCAGGGCCCAGCTGTCCGCCGCCACCGACTACATCGCCACCCGCCGCGGCGCCGTCGAGGCCGAGGCCCGTACGCGCCTGTCGGAGGCACAGCGGCACCTGGCCGAAGCCGAGCAGGCCACCGACCTCGCGGTCGCACTCCAACACGCCCAAACCGCCGCGGGCCTGGCCGCCCGCGCGTCCTCGGCGGCGGAGTCAGACGTCCGCGACTGGGAGAGCAGGCAGAACCAGTCCGGCTTCGGCGGCAACACCGGCGCGGTCCTTGGCGGCATCCTGCTGGACAGCGTCCTGCGCGGCGGCTTCGGCTCCGGCAGCCGGGGCGGTCGTTGGGGCGGTGGCGGCAGCGGCCCCGGTTCATTCGGCGGCGCGGGCAGCTCCCGCCGAATCGGCGGCGGCGGCCGCTTCTAA